A region of the Argopecten irradians isolate NY chromosome 16, Ai_NY, whole genome shotgun sequence genome:
TTGGGCCCCAATAATTCTGAATAAATTGCTTTTGGATAACTTAAGATGTGCACCAATTATCGCTACATTCGGCGGACACCTTCTCATGGGATCAGAAGGTACGTTTGTTAAAGGCTAATTTTTGTTATGAATAATTCCGTATCGTACATAATTACATCTGTATTTTGTAAGAACACAGACGGAATCTAACATGTGACAACAGTTTTGTTCGTATCAAGCGGGTTTACGTATCAAACGAGTTCGTAATAAACATATTAAACTGTATGACTATTTATTCTTTTCAAATCCTCGTCCATGTACGTTAAAATCGTTCATATCAATACTCTGTCCTGCATGTTGGGCGTTAATATTGTGCATGTTGACCCTATTGTGGTTGTCGTTGCGCCGTTTTAGGGTCACTGAAAGATCCATTAGGGTCAGTTGCATATCCGATATCTTCTGGGCTCGTGGTAATTTCATGTATCAAAGAATGaaaattgatgttttcattgtttgattTAAGTAGTGGAATGCATTCAATTGGAGATTACttgtatgaatgccaactggacagcgGCAAAGTTAATGAAATGCGCATATTTAATGAAGCGTGAACGCCAAAtgcgtttggtaaggttactTAGTTGGGTTGCAGTCAAAATGTCAACatgttttaatcaattaaatattagaatagaaATAGATAAAATGACAGCTTTCatgagtattttttttatatttcgtCTTATGAACAATTAAGGAGTTTATGGCCGTACCAACtaaagccccattatgttttcgtaatatttttaatcgtaaaaaaataccaaattttgCTAAATGATAGAGTTGTTCAGGATTGTAGCAATGACGGGGGAATACCAGGGGTGATCTGGTGTATACGTAGTGGTTAGGctactcgcctttcacctagccggacagagttcgatccccggcacggacgtgaaaagggtAGAATGCCACACCACCGTGACTCACTGTGTAGTCGTGACACCCACACCACCGTGACTCACTCTGGAGTCAGTGATGCCCACACCACCGTGACTCACTGTAGAGTCAGTGACAACCATACCACCGTGACTCACTGTGTAGTCAGTGACACCCACATCACCGTGACTCACTGTGTAGTCAGTGACAACCACACCACCGTGACTCACTGTAGAGTCAGTGACAACCATACCACCGTGACTCACTGTGTAGTCGGTGACACCCACACCACCGTGACTCACTGTGGAGTCAGTGACAACCACACCACCGTGACTCACTGTGAAGTCAGTGACAACCACACCACCGTGACTCACTGCGGAGTCAGTAACACCCACACCACCGTGACTCACTGTGGAGTCAATGACATCCACACCACCGTGACTCACTGTGTAGTCAGTGACAACCACACCACCGTGACTCACTGTGGAGTCAGTGACATCCACACCACCGTGACTCACTGTGTAGTCAGTGACAACCACACCACCGTGACTCACTGTGCAGTCAGTGACACCCACACCACCGTGACTCACTGTGTAGTCAGTGACACCCACACTACTGTGACTCACTGTGGAGTCAGTAACACCCACACCACCGTGACTCACTGTGGAGTCAATGACACTCACACCACCGTGACTCACTGTGGAGTCAGTAACACCCACACCACCGTGACTCACTGTGGAGTCAGTGACACCCACACCACCGTGACTCACTGTGGAGTCAGTGACACGACCTTGACTCCATTTAAAGTCAGACACCCACACTCTATATGACTCTCTATGGAGCTATGCAGTAAGACCTATGGCGAAGAAGGTTTAACATACCTAGATTGTTATGAACACTTGCAGGCAATATTAAACATCTGAATCTTTTCCCCTTGTCAGAACAGGTGTGCTGTTTCCTCTCAGAACTCAATACACATGAGGTGATGTTTCTGGTTATTATAGAGATATCAGGCCTATTTCTACACTGATAGAATCAACACTATACATAGGCTATACCAACTCTATAAACAGTCATTAAATTG
Encoded here:
- the LOC138310818 gene encoding transcription factor IIIB 50 kDa subunit-like; this encodes MELAKYLDDKKVYKNNMSHGGVGVTDSTVSHGGVGVTDSTVSHGGVSVIDSTVSHGGVGVTDSTVSHSSVGVTDYTVSHGGVGVTDCTVSHGGVVVTDYTVSHGGVDVTDSTVSHGGVVVTDYTVSHGGVDVIDSTVSHGGVGVTDSAVSHGGVVVTDFTVSHGGVVVTDSTVSHGGVGVTDYTVSHGGMVVTDSTVSHGGVVVTDYTVSHGDVGVTDYTVSHGGMVVTDSTVSHGGVGITDSRTLNTADKRPRSSDNLSEEKSIFCDY